GAACGGAGATACCACCTACGTTGAGACCGAACGGAGGAAACTAATTGTTTTTCCTGCTTTTAATtaacgaaaactttttttttaattcagtactaaaaatgtgtaaaaacaatataaaaacattttctaaaaaataaatttctaataaactgTGCTCTATACAGCAATGCAATATTATTGTTAAGcctaaagtttttatttacttattattaatcaACTCAAATTCGTTGAATAAGTtggcaacatttttatttcttatcatgAACAAACACGAAAAATAGTGTTTGATCGTTCTaaacaagaatttaaagaatagatCTTTAGCATTTGCTTTAttgatttttgcaaaaatttcattgtaaaaatttatgcattctattgaagtataaatttataataatttgagaaCTGATTGATAAgaagtgaaatattatttataaagtgtaatgtttattagatttcaaacattttaatccCCCCTCCCATTTAAACAAGCACACTCAACAGTACCAATTAATATTTAGCACTTGAAGTCTGAATTTCCATCAAATTGTACTCTGATTTACAAGTGAAACATTATTTGCTAAGCCTAATGCTTTTTGAACACGAtagcaaaatttcatcttttccgCTTATTCGTAAGAAACTCGTTCAAAGTAgtatttgaatattctaaaaaggaatttaagggataaattttaagtaatgaataaATGCAGTTACTTCTACAATTTTTGCGAAgattaatacatttattgaaatattaattttcaaaaaatctgtGCGCTGATTGACATACAATGAAACAAAGTTTATTAAGCCTATCATTGAATAAAcctgagaaacatttattttttcatcttccaTTCAAGTATATGCacatgctatttaaaaattaccaGCATAGACAATTCCTCTGGTAATTTAAACGAATATACTTGAATGAACAATTTTTACCCACTTctatgtttacaatatttttcttaaaataaatattaattctaatgaaataaatatttaattctgcgttaatttttaatagatttcaaaCAGACTATCTGATCATCtatgtaagaaagaaaataacaatgaatacAATAATCTCAAGAAGTCAATTTATTTGGATGTCTAGTCATATGACAAACTTGTTACTAGCCATTTAAAATCTAACTGCTCTATTATTTTACTCTGTGCTGTGCCCAAAGCtataaatcaaaaacttaaaataagcAAATGCCTAATAACTCGGGAATGggattatatttttttgattttctaggctttttttttggggggggggtatttttgcCATTAATCTGATTTTGTGCTTTcttaatatttacaaagaatCACAAGAGCTGGATTTAGATTTGATGAAGTcctaatttatttgaaacatggggtccttttttattacattcatgtACTCCTACGAACAATATTTTGATGTCCTTTTCAAGAAATTGAGGGTTCTAAACCATAAGTTGTGTAGTTTATACATAAATTCCACATTTATGCAattgaattcattcgtattaaaAATCATCTGTCCTTTAAATTTCAGAAGTATTATtctcaggaaatattttttgtttacattcgTATTTTCTTACACATAATTGTAGCCCTCCTTTTTTTTGCCGCAGATGATTGTCTGATTCGCATGTCAGCAACTTTGACGAACTGTCTGTAAGTctgtaaaaagtatttaaaatggttttcCCTTTTGTTTAGAATTACTTTTTAGTTTAcagtttagatttttcttttaatacatgaGATACTGAAATTAATTCTCTTATAGTAAATGAATAGTAATGTTTTGTATGTCAATTGATccttgtatttgtttaattaaaaactattttaaatacaacatttaattaaaaaaattttaattcaaaaatctagTTTTCAAAGTGCAAGAGGGGCTCGGATCTTAGAAACTTTAATTGTTTTTGAGCCCCAACAGGATTTAAACTGGATATAGCgattttccatttgaaaaatagttaaaggattacaaaattaataagacTGACTGTATGTGGCATTTATtacacgagaaaaaaaaacataaaaacaaatatgtgcattttttttctcttaaattctgGGGAAAAAATTGACATGAAAAGcctattcaaaatcatatttgaaactttCTGGAAAATCGTCTGCATCCTGAAAACATGTCAAGGCCGAATTCTAAAACATGAGTAAATCACCAAATTAAGGAGGTGTAGTTATTCCAATCATCATGTCATCTTCATtcgattatttcattatttattttttgcgtgTGACATTTCATACAataaggtattattttttttgtgtaactGCACATTTCCTGTAATTAGAAAACTCTTTTCCCCTTAACAGAACACATAAAAAAGTACTAGAATTAGTCACGTTTTCATTTAATATGAGCCTTTCAGTGAAAAGATTgaaaactagaagatttttattccaaaaaaaaaaaatagagttacAGTTGTAAGCCGTGCAATTAAGTGcttatttaaatatctgataGAGGATGATTTCAGGAAATGTCAATTATAGAGAATCGTTAGAGGAAAAGTGGAATAAGAAACAATCAAGATCATGCGTAGTGGTGTTTTTTCCAACATAACATAAATCGTGTGACAtatctcatcttttttttttccttacaatttGCTACGGTTTCCTGTACAAAGTGCGCAGTTTGTGGAaaggaacattaaaaataaattaaaacttttcttttttatatattttcattgcgTGTTTTTGCGAAAacgtataaatatatatttctgttgaATGTTGCTTtggttcaattttaaaatgtttattttactatcgtcttttaaaactaatattttatttttgtgaccaCAGTAAATCATCTGTCATGCAATGGCGATTTGTCAGTTTAGAAATGAACGGcgttgcaaaaaaataatttttaagtgaatacaattaaaaaaattaagtaatccATAAGGAGCTTAAATTTATAATGGCAAAATCATATATGAAGTTTGTTGTTTATCAACAATAGGCAATATTAAATTGAAGCAATAATTTAGTATTCTCcgaaataatgcatttttgtatCGGATCTTACATTTCCATCTTTGTTCAGTCACATAgtccaaaaatgaatatcaaataagatGTGCAATGAATGATTTGCAACATTAATCATCTTTTACgcgcaataattaataataattcatcacTAATAATTAATTGAAGTTCTCATGCTCCAAGCGAAGAGATAAAAACCCTAAGACCTACAGCATAACTTTTGGACACCAAATATTCCCTTTGCTGAACCAGTACATGTCAAAAAATCCATAAAAACATCTCTTAATGAAAAGCATtgagtgaaaatttaaaatactcttGTGATCTGGTGAGAACAGACGCGTTCCACCTTTTTCCCAGTGGACAAATCATGCCCTCCCGTGGGAAAAAAAAAGCTGAGGTTAAATTCCCAATAAGTCATTTTTTCAGCTACGTATCTGAAAAACCAtgttacatgcattttttttaatattaaatttcgaaaCCTAGGCTTCGAGGTGCATTGAGTTATTATTATGTATacatatgcatcaaattttacgGCTATGAATTTGCGATAAATTTGTCTCGACACCGCAGATACataatcttataataaatatccCATATATAGATACAATTCCTATAAGAAATATCGATTTAccattcttttttaaactaaaatttcattatatagttCAAGACCCAACAGAAAATCAaagtttatcattttaaaaatattacgagGAAAGCAATTTTCATTTCAGGAATCATCTTACGACAGCAGCTGAAGTACTGCGCATTTCCAATGAGGATAAATTCTGTCACATCGCTAGTTTATCTTAATGAAAAGAATCATCAGAAAATATTCACGAGAAAAAGAATGAtcaactgataaaaataaaaaaaggattactCTAAACGTGACGAAGATGTTTTCGGAGATTTATCGTTCTAAACAATATGCCAAAAAGAAAGCACGAGCTAATTCCGATATAACACGGGAATTAGGttcctaaaaaatgaaattttgtttggatATGTGttatatgaagggaaaaaatgtggaaaaaagagaatttttaaaaatagtggcAACATTGTTCTCCCACGAGATGCTCAATGAATtccagattttaatgaaatatgacgTATTAGATGTATATCACGTGATTTTAAGTTAGACTCTAATTTGctatctataaattttaactttatgatGTTTTTTATAACTGGATATTATCTGTATTACAACAATATGTAATAATGGTTCATATACACTCTGTAGGCAGAGTTTTGGACACAAAGTtactaaatttggcatataaatACTAACTTGGCATATAAATAATCTCGGGAAATAAATactaagaaaagatttttcaattttttattaaaaattaatcggaaTTTCGCAGGCTTTTTTTCGCAGTAACTTCGGTTCATATTATTGCAAAATCCATTTCTGCCCCACATTCAAAAAATTAACCTCGcctaatgttaattttattttcatacattttttttttctctaatttcgataaatcttttttttaaaaataattaaatatattttacaagagttttcattgttttaattactaatttatatataCTGGCGCGgacgggatagcctggttggtagagcgttggattcgcgtcccttaggttgcgagttcgaaccccgtcggtcgaagtaataaatctgtcgtggtcacgaagtcctccatgtcgagagtaataccattgggggtactggatcaggtctaaattacgatgaGTGAaagaagtccccccccccccgtaaaaagggttgtgaagtgtgtgtagttaagtcgtattcttggcctgACTCTACGATTAAAATAAGAGCCCcccccccttaggcttaaatcggctgtcttcgaacagcggacttgtccgtggcaagtgtcataagtaaCAACATATACACTGGCATTATGATTACGTTCAATACATTTCTTGTGTGCACTTTATGACTGCCATAGAATGAAGGAGAAATTTTGAAACTAAGGAATacaatctaaaatattatcacaatatgatatttttatgtacacATTTTCAAGGAATATAAAAACACAATATCtcgtaatttatcaaaataaatttttattttatatcaatacttttttttaaaaaaatcttaacagcTACAAATGAAACAGCAGTTCAAAAAAGAAGACAAGTGTGTGAGGTAGAGATCGatatattttttccccctcaaatttgtattttagtacACTGggattatttttgtgatattttcaaagtaatcttattttatttctctttgatTTACAACCTATTCGAAGTTACTCAAATTTAAATCGAgtatcattaattaaaagaaattattcttaggatttttttttcaagtttttaaatacaattacaaatcaatatgatctttttcttttcctGCAGTTGGTTGATTGACATGAAATCAAAAGCTAAATCAAACTATGTATTATGAGaggttttttttaaccatttcgttttaaaattattttcaaatttgaattaaaagtatttttgaaacgccaaatattgaaattaattcttctgaaagtttaaataaaatattaaatggttaATGATGAAGTTAGACATATTAAAtggtttaatatttctaattgtcaaaaaatttgttataaaaaatgaccgtacaaagattaaattataactaaaaaaaagcatattcttttaaaaactgagaAGTGATTATTAAAGGACCCAGCATGACTTAATTCTACTCTATTTTCAGAACATTCCAACATTCTTGTTTTGTACATCAGTATTTACAAGCGTTCTTTGGTTTGTACGACAGTATTTAGCAGTATTCTAGATTTGTAAAACAATGTTACTCTCGATTTATAGTACCGTTTCATCATGGTCAATCCAACTTTATTTGAACGCCACCTGATTCGAACACTGGTCATATCAAGCCTAAATTCGTACTCTCGCATTGCAAATCTTAAACAGCGTTTACATGAGGCCAACTATTTCGCACAATAGAAGGACACGCCTACTTCATGAGGATCACGTGACCGTAATGACGATTAGATGTCCAAATTAAACAACTAGCTGCCATTGGCTGATTCAGTTCACGTGATGTTTCTGTTGTAGGTGTGActttctattgcgcgcaatagttggtcTCGTGTGAACGTTGCTTAAAACTTATTCTTATGGAAACGAAAAAGGAACAACCTTATAAAAACAATGCATGGTCAACCTTCTTCATTTCTAGTCCCATTTTCAACTGAAATCGAGTTCTCTGAGcatatatctattatattttccGAAAGCAATTCATTTACTCCATCTTGAGAAACAACAAAGGGGTTCTTTTCAGTAAGCGCACGGAGTTCCAACTCGGTGATAAGCTTGCACACGTTCAACTTAGCAATGGCCATTAAATGCGGAGGAAATGTCATTACGGTAGCTGCCATGcttttgaaaaaagtttcaatGGGATGCTCTGCTGGTTTGTACTCCGGTTGGGCGACTGCAACCGATTCCGATTCTGACGAAGATAGTTCTCCCTTTTTGTTGGATTTTGCACTTGCAGTACCTTCATCAGATTCAGCACAAGTTCGTTTTTTGGAAAGACTGGGCTCGGTTTTTGTCACCACTTCGTACAAAGAATTCGGCACTATGTACCCGAAACCACAGTTGCTGTTTTCAATTATCGAATTGTTGCCATCCGTCCTTTCCTCTCCGCCAAAATTATTAACTTCGACTTTAATTTCAGGAAAATTCATGCTTGGTCCTTGATCGGAACTGCTTTGGTCTGGGAAGTCTGCGAAATCTGCTGGCCATGTCGAGTTTTCTAATTTTATCGAGTTGGATCTAATAGAACATAAGATGTTTTTATTAGTGCATGTAAAGTTTATGATAATAATGTGACAAATATGACATTAGAACTCAGTTCAAAGTATTGCTGAATATAATGtgattagaatgaaaaaaatcgtTATTCCGAACATCGTAAAAAATGGGGGGGAAGGATCCATTAGGGGGAAAACTTTTTTTCAGTaactaacttttattaatttctaaaaagtaattttttaaaaaactttaattattttccactttttaatctTAAGTTCACAGTTTATTACCATAAgtataataggaaataaaattcttttcttaaatacattATCAAGTGGTGAAGTTATTACAGGaaccaaattttaatgaaaagaatcgATTTATTAATACAATAGCTTAATCTATTTAATAATACAGCGTAAGGTGATCATTTCGcgttttatgaattttgatacATGATAATAACGACCTAA
The window above is part of the Argiope bruennichi chromosome 7, qqArgBrue1.1, whole genome shotgun sequence genome. Proteins encoded here:
- the LOC129974966 gene encoding uncharacterized protein LOC129974966 isoform X2; translated protein: MVNYCCAIGCKEKASADSSVSFHSFPKDEKRRKVWLARLKRENFTVRDSTKICSKHFASACFDREKFGGSWLKKTAVPTLFDFHLQPKTNGKKRIIQDAIVPLPDPGPSVAKCKNRWASIRDTFPETTEPRKKHKSSEVTYTQSIYEADNGKLLGNPEAEKRPSNSIKLENSTWPADFADFPDQSSSDQGPSMNFPEIKVEVNNFGGEERTDGNNSIIENSNCGFGYIVPNSLYEVVTKTEPSLSKKRTCAESDEGTASAKSNKKGELSSSESESVAVAQPEYKPAEHPIETFFKSMAATVMTFPPHLMAIAKLNVCKLITELELRALTEKNPFVVSQDGVNELLSENIIDICSENSISVENGTRNEEG
- the LOC129974966 gene encoding uncharacterized protein LOC129974966 isoform X3 produces the protein MVHYCCAIGCKEKASKDCSVSFHSFPKDEKRRKVWLARLKRENFTVRDSTKICSKHFASACFDREKFGGSWLKKTAVPTLFDFHLQPKTNGKKRIIQDAIVPLPDPGPSVAKCKNRWASIRDTFPETTEPRKKHKSSEVTYTQSIYEADNGKLLGNPEAEKRPSNSIKLENSTWPADFADFPDQSSSDQGPSMNFPEIKVEVNNFGGEERTDGNNSIIENSNCGFGYIVPNSLYEVVTKTEPSLSKKRTCAESDEGTASAKSNKKGELSSSESESVAVAQPEYKPAEHPIETFFKSMAATVMTFPPHLMAIAKLNVCKLITELELRALTEKNPFVVSQDGVNELLSENIIDICSENSISVENGTRNEEG